In Larimichthys crocea isolate SSNF chromosome XXII, L_crocea_2.0, whole genome shotgun sequence, the genomic stretch ATTTACAGGCGGTAAGACACAAAACTGACTGAaccaagtttttattttactgattcaTGTTTAATTCCTACTTGTGTTTCTGATTGTGTCTGTAGGTGGCAGGAAAATGGTACCTAATTGGATTTGCCACTAATGCGCAGTGGTTTATCAACCACAGAGCCAGCATGAAGATGGGCGTGACCATGTTCACCCCAAATGCAGACGGGGACCTGGACATGTCGTACGCCAGTCTGAAGTGAGTGTGGGAGGAGGGACGTGGAGAGTTTTCAGTGGTGACACAGTTCatcatgtttcattgttttctttgcagctcTGACGGCTCCTGTTGGAGAATGAACAGCTTGATCAAGAAGACTGACATTCCTGGAAAGTTCACATACATGAGTGAGCGTGAGTGCATGTAAATAGAAGTGTGCAACATTCACAATGAACCATCCACAGTATTTCTGTCATCACATGATTTGTTCCTTTGTCAGGCTGGGGGAATCAGAATGACATGAGGATTGTTGATGTGAAGTACAATGAGTACGCTCTGACGCACACCATCAAGACCAAAGGAGATGTCATCACAGTCGTCAACAAACTCTATGGTAAAGTCATCGTTAGTGTGAATCCAAGCATTTCAAGCAATTCAGTCATTATGTGATCTACATGTTAAATCTCATGCGGTCTGACAGGCCGCAGTATGGACCTCAGTGCTGATCTACTAGAGAAGTTCAGGCAGTTCTCTTTGGAAACTGCCGTCCTGCCTGAAAACATCGCTTTCCTTCCTAAAAATGGTACTTTCATATCAATGGACTTTTTTGTCAAAGTAATTAGTGATGTGTACTAATCACctgactcttttcttttcagtggaGTGCCCAGCTGCCTAGCTTCCATACTCAATGACACCGtctgaagacctgaacacagGTTCCAGCCAAGACCTGATCCCTAATAATGTTCCTCTTTATGTGAAGCCTGGTTTCAATGCACTTTGCTTTTATCCAgcaaagcaacataaaatactCCCAGTGATGTGTCTGTTTTCACCTGGTTTAAAACTCTTAAAAGTTTCTCTTGCAGAATCTCTTAAGATGCAAATATagatttcaaatgtaaaacatgaaatgtctCCTTCAATGATTTAGTGTCTGCGCTCTAGAggcttcaaatcaaatcaaattttatttttattcacaaaacattttgcctctgaggctttacaatctgtacagggagtgacaccctctgtccttagaccctcggttcgagtgaggaaaaacttgcccacaaaaaacctttaacagggaaaaaaggtggaagaaacctcaggaagagccacagaggagggatccctctcccaggacggacagacgtgcaatagatgtcacgtgtacagaacaaatcaacacaaacatattgtacaattacaatgactgatgaaatgacaatgaatgataaaatgattacagtagcagtggaacctgtgatagagacagagagacacagatgctcagcagctgcaaatcatcaactaactataaactgtgatggagatatggcagcaataatgacagtagtaatatgtgtagtggacgtcatgcaggaccacaacagcagccacgatccacgagaacctgctggacgacagagacagaaactccagggaagaagtttagttagtgacatgca encodes the following:
- the zgc:153704 gene encoding lipocalin isoform X2: MTSLLTVLGAVLCSLVVSSEVVPQADFNLQAVAGKWYLIGFATNAQWFINHRASMKMGVTMFTPNADGDLDMSYASLNSDGSCWRMNSLIKKTDIPGKFTYMSWGNQNDMRIVDVKYNEYALTHTIKTKGDVITVVNKLYGRSMDLSADLLEKFRQFSLETAVLPENIAFLPKNVECPAA
- the zgc:153704 gene encoding lipocalin isoform X1 codes for the protein MTSLLTVLGAVLCSLVVSSEVVPQADFNLQAVAGKWYLIGFATNAQWFINHRASMKMGVTMFTPNADGDLDMSYASLNSDGSCWRMNSLIKKTDIPGKFTYMSERWGNQNDMRIVDVKYNEYALTHTIKTKGDVITVVNKLYGRSMDLSADLLEKFRQFSLETAVLPENIAFLPKNVECPAA